The segment AAACAACcttaaaaaatgacttttcaaAACAGGATGGGAAGAATTCTGACAATTGAAATTAACCAATCAGAAACTTGTACCGAGCAGTTCAACCAATCCTAAATCGCTCGGAGCACTTCCGGAATTTAGCGACCATGACTAAGAGGAATTACCCACAATCCAATCAGATTGATTCTGTTCCTGTATAAATACAGAGGTAAGTCACTTTCCTCTAATCCTAGTGCTTTTCAGACAAGCCATGGCGCGTACTAAGCAAACGGCTCGTAAGTCCACCGGCGGTAAGGCCCCGCGCAAGCAGCTGGCCACCAAGGCGGCTCGCAAGAGCGCGCCGGCCACGGGGGGCGTGAAGAAGCCCCACCGCTACCGGCCCGGCACGGTGGCCCTGCGCGAGATCCGCCGCTACCAGAAGTCCACCGAGCTGCTGATCCGCAAGCTGCCCTTCCAGCGCCTGGTGCGCGAGATCGCGCAGGACTTCAAGACCGACCTGCGCTTCCAGAGCTCGGCCGTGATGGCGCTGCAGGAGGCGTGCGAGGCCTACCTGGTGGGGCTCTTTGAGGACACCAACCTGTGCGCCATCCACGCCAAGCGCGTCACTATCATGCCCAAGGACATTCAGCTCGCTCGCCGCATCCGCGGGGAGAGGGCGTAAATTTCCCGATTGAGTTCTTGCCCTTAACCCCAAAGGCTCTTTTCAGAGCCAACCACTTTCTCTATGAAAGATGCTGTAATTATAAATAAGAGTCGCCGATAAAGGACGAGCTCTTAGTGGGTACAAGCGTGGACAGCTTTTGGGGTAGACTTGGAATTAAGCTCTCCAAAACAGTTTTCCAAGTAGGAACTGCCTCTACTGTTTCAGACAAGGCTTATGCCCTATAGTATGTAGCTCTAGTGGCTTTAGGCTTGGCCGGCGGGTTTATGGGCTTTATCCTTAACTGTGCTTTGGCTGGTTTTTTTGACCCCTGCATCCGCCACAGTGGCTAATTATGCCATTTCTTAGCGCTGTTCCAAGGGGTGGCAGTTCTCGCTTTTGGGGGCTTAACTGAGACTTCAAGCGCTTGCTTGTCTTTCCCAGAGGCCACCTTGAACCGATCCCGAGGGTCCAGGACCCTGCACAAGGGTGCCCTGGCTCACCAGAATTTTGAGGCCTAACTCGTTAGCATCCGCTGGAACCTTGTTGACCGTGTTCGGGAATAAACCCCTCTGCCCCTTGGGAGCCAGGGATTAGGTTTCTAGCTGAGGCACCGGAAGGAAAGACTTGGCCTTGATAGCCCCCGCGGACTTCTTGGGGGTGGTCTCTACCTGAGTCTTCTCTACAAGGGCCTAAAGCAACCAACAGGAACGTTTTTAGCTGGCACCCTTAAAGCTATCTCTTGTGGTTTTCCTAAATTACCTTAATCTCTAAATCCAATCCCATGAAAGTACCTCCTATTTGTTAGTAAAATACGAAAATCCTTTGGAAGTTGGAGTGTTCTCTCGCAGAAATTCTGCCCTTGCTTTCCATTCATACAAAAAAGTTTCACGCTATTTGTATTCAATAGATAATTCCTTTCTTCTGGAAGTAACAGATTCCTCACTTTTTAAACTGGTAGCTGAAGggaggggaaataaaaaattctattCTGAAACCATACAGgctgttatttagaaatgtagaAGCCTGTTAACTAATTGGGGTACTGTATGATGTTTGAAAGAATTTTATGTCTCTTTAAATGCTTCAGCGATTTCCAGTTTCCAGATGGGTAAGATATCCTTAACTACGGAATTAAGAagcttctattattattatttttattgttaatagaCTGTTTCTTCTCAGTGATCACTAAGGAGAGAGGTTAGTCAGGTGGTAAATTTAACAGGGACAAAGCTGTAAATAAATATGCAGGCCAAGTTAGCCATAGTAAGAGTCCTGGAGGTTTttagaaaacatctttatttttggAAGTCTGTCACACATTGAGACTTGGGTGCCGAGAACTGGGGAGTCTGGGTCCAAATGGAAAAAAGTTTACCTATCCATAATTAAAATAACTGGAGTGATAGATATTTGTAATGTTGGATAAAAGCATTCCATATCAGAATGTGATTTCCCATACCCTGTATTTTCGCTGAGATTCTAgtagtttttaatgtgtttttctgTCTCACCAGATGTTGGACATCAAGACATGAGGACCTAGTTGGCACAGAAAACATCTTCTTGTATCATTAAGTCCACCAGAACGTCTAGAATGGTCCTTTGCCTAAAACAAACCCTCAGGAAAGTATTTACTCAAAttggaatgtaaaataaaaaattattgaacaAACAGAAATGACCATTTAGTGTGTTGTTGGTTGCAGACATAAGAGATTGGTAGAGTTCATGTAATTTTAATATACAGTTTTCCTAAGTAGAaataatcaacatttattgaatggttGCAAGGGACCAGAAATTATGTATTATTCTATGAAGGCTCCAAAATATAAGGTAAGTTCAATAGTTATCTACTAGAATTACCTATTACACATACTTATTATTCTACTAgtactttacagataaggaatctAAAACTAAGAAAGTTTCAGATAATAAGGGTTAGAGCCAAAACGTTTCCCATTAGGTATTACTGTATTAAACTTCAGCCCCAATATAATGCTCCTTGTTCACCCCTGAGGGCTTTATTCCTTGGAAAAGTTGTCATAGGGAAACTGACATGTTTATCTTAATTCTTTATGTTAAGGAAAATGATGGGTTTTGAAAATTTACAGGATTCTATATGATTGTGAAGTTCTATTGCATGATAATTATTACACCCAATTGTACAGAAATATAAGTGGCTATCAGTAAAAGTATAACATTAATATGGTCAATTTTTAGCCTTTCTGCCCACCATTCAAACAGTAATCTTATGGTTAAGTCACACAGAcacaaagtaattttttttttaattttaaaaggcataCATTGAAATGTAGTGCTTAATGTCAgatgttttttaaatcttgattttatttattatatttttttattatatgatTTACTATATGTATTTAAAGTTTGATTTTATTGGGGAAGGATCACAAATCTGACTCATGCCGCATTTTATATGTACGTTTTGGTGCATTAAGTTGTATATCCATTTCAGGCTCACATGGTTGCTTATAAGtagatataattaaaaacaacaacaaaaaagtatatAATCTCTGAATGACCAGTAGCTTTAtcttatgaaaaggaaaaaaaaatccaagataatTAAGAAATTCCATTTCATCCTTTCTCCACACCTACCCTAACCCATCACAGGTAAATGTTGATATTTTACATCTGGAAATTTTTACTGCAATagtgttataaatatttttggttttgtttttggagTAGCCCCAACACCTTGCATGACATACTTCAGAAAGTAAGGGAGACAGTACCTAAGTCAAACTGTGGGAGCAGGGTCATAAAAGGGGCAGAGAGATTTATTACCTTTGGCTTCCtacacagaaaaacagaaaatgaaatccCTGAATCTGATTAATATCTAGGGATAATCTCACCCATTTGACAGGGTCATAAAACACAGTCAATTAAAAACACACCTAGAGTAGTaggaaaacaagacaaataaGATTAATGCCCTAAGATTTACTTTAacgagagaaaaaaatagatgtattACAAATTTTCCATTGATAATAATGGCACCCACCCAATTATTAAATGTCATCAAAGCACATTACTAGAGAAACTAGATTTTTTGATTAGGGGAATTTATTCATGGAGATGAACTTGAGATGGAACTGGAAAGATTCTTGCAGGTAGAGAGGAGAGAAGTAGGAGCTGTAGGtgaataaaattgtcaaaaaataaaaataaaaaaagaaggaatagaaagGTAATCTGAGTTGTTATTAGTGCTAGTTAGTGTGAGCAGAAAGCGTTATCATGAAAAAAGGCCACAGGGTCCTCACTTGAACCTAAGGTAATGGGGAGCTAGTGACCCTTTTCATAAGTAGAATGACCAGAATTTAGGAATTAGAGGCTGGAGAGACTAGAATTAGCATACTGGTTAGAAAACAATGGAATCATCCCAGGAATGAGAGGATAAGGAGAAAATGTGAGAAGGGAGAAAATGTCAGTTATTGAGACTACTTTAAACATCAACCTGATTTAGTGACTGAGTGACAAGACTAACCAAGGCCTGCAGACAGTGACATGAACTCAATCTGCGTCCCTTAGTTAAAACGAGCCAGGCAATTACTAAGTAGAAGGGAGAAAGTAACGACTTCAGACTGGTCCTAAAATTACGTTTGACTCACACCTATGCCGAGGGCAGAAGTACCCTCCTGCAGGTAAGAAAATATGAACATGCCCTTCAGAACTTCCATGCTAACACATCTTTTTTAATTCTTACTTTTTTGGCTGTGTATTTAGGTGAGAACTACTCACACAGGCTCCTGTCTATCTGATATTTGCAATCTTTAAATGTCAATCTATTGAGTATTtctaaatctgtttttttttttttaaggattggcacctgagctaaaatctactgccaatctttttttttcttccttcttctccccaaaatccctcagtatataattgtatattctagttgtaggtccttctggctctgctgtgtgggatgccacctcagcatggttggGTGAGAGGTACTAGGTCtacaaccaggatccaaaccgacaaaACCCCTGGGTGCCGGCCCCTCAACCTGGGGTTTTCCGCTATAACTGACAGAGCATCTTTGCTCAGCAAAAGAACATCAGAAACCCACGCATGAGCATTTCAGGAGGCCCTCCTGGGGATGTGGGTTAGGGCTGAAATACAGGGACTGGGAATGCActtccttctccatcttcttCCTGACACAGGGCACTAACATGTCTTTAGCCTTCTTCTTCCATCCCAAGATGTTCATTTTAATCTGATTTAACTGCAGAAAAATTTGGGGAGATGGATGAAGATTTAAACAAATTCTGATTCTCTTGAAAATTAGGGCTTGCCCAAGgtaaaagaatataaatactAATTTACATTAACTAGAGTCAAACTCTAGGTCACTGATTCAATCATGTTTAATTGATTCTGATGCATTCCAAAGGGCTTGAGAATTGGATAGCTCACCAAGAGGCTAAAATAGAAATACCTGAACTCCACTCCTTTTCTAGTTGATATTATTGATGGGGAGCAGCGTAAAGAAAATGACGCTAGGAATAAAGAAACTTGTGTTTGGGACCCAGGTCTACCATTTGTTGATAAAGTGATTCTGgccatttcatctttctttttttccccctcttctccccaagTTTCCCCACTACATAACTGTAtgctctagttgtgagtgcctctgcttgtgctatgtgcgACGCCGCCTTGCATGGCCTAGAGAGCAGTAGTttcgtgtccacgcccaggatttgaactggtgaaaccctgggccgcctaagcagagcattcaaacttgaccactcagccacagggggGCCCCTTCATCTTTCTAAGCCacgattttttttaactgtaaaacAAGCATTTTTACTAGACCTAATGCAAATGCTTTATAGTAAGGTGATCGTAGAAGGGCTGTGTAAACTGTAAGGAGCCACAGAGATATTATATAGGCATTTTGGCCACTCTTATTGAATGTCACGTTCCTGCATAGTTCTCTTGTTCCTCATCACGCTTCATCAAAAGACTAACTCTCTCATTTGGGGGATTAAAGACCTCACAGATCTTTCCCCCCTTATCTTTCCCACTCTATGCAATatcttattttcaaaatgcttCTTTTGAGTAACTATTTCACATTCTCCCATTTATCCAGATCTCCTTCTCTACCAAACCACTCTCATAAAAGGAGGTTTTCAAGCTCTTGctagaaagaagaaattatggGATGCAGCTGCGATTGGGAAAAATTGAACTCTGCTTAGAAGAACTAGAGAGGTACTCACAGGCtacgtactttttttttttttctagaaagtaTAAATAGTAAACTTTAATAAACTATTAACCAATAAGGGTTGGGGTGCTGTAAACACAGAAGATGAAGAGGCATTTCAGCCAGGAGGTATTTGTGCACACTGGAGATCTGCTCAGGGCTTCATGACTTGTTTGGTACTATGGACCCTGTGGATAGTCTGGGGCAACCTATGGACACCTTCTCAAAAtgatgtttgggtttttttaaagatttttttcctttttctccccaaagcccccgccccttccgtacatagttgtatattcttcgttgtgggtccttcccgttgtggcatgtgggacgccgcctcagcgtggcatgtgggacgccgcctcagcgtggcttgatgagcagtaccatgtccgcacccaggattcgaaccgaccaaacactgggctgcctgcagcggagcacaccaacttaaccacttggccccagggCCGGGCCCTCGAAATGATGTTTTTAAGTACACAAAGCATGCAGGATAAGAAAGCCGCATTACAACACAGTtaccaaaatgtatttcttttaagtATGTATTATATGTCTTTCATTAGTAACACAAGTAATGGAACACAATGTTTCATTAGTAACATCAACAAAGAGCAGCAAGTGGAATAACATGTCAGTTTCAACGATTCAGAACCAGTGTAAACTATTTCAAGATCTCTGCAAGAACTGCAACGTGGTAGGGAAACATTTGTGGTTGCCATTGTTGAAAAACGTCAACGGTACTGCACAGTCCCTCGTGATTAGTTGTCTACACGCATAATTGAAGGAAATACTAAACTGCATTTAGAGTTtgtgaaaataaatcatttttcccCATCTAGGTTTATAGCCCCACAAAGGTGTGAAGAACTCAGATTTTTCTCAAATTTGCCCCTAAAATTAAGTGGGTTTccctgaaatttaaaacaaacaaaaaaaa is part of the Equus caballus isolate H_3958 breed thoroughbred chromosome 20, TB-T2T, whole genome shotgun sequence genome and harbors:
- the LOC115945191 gene encoding histone 3.1; the encoded protein is MARTKQTARKSTGGKAPRKQLATKAARKSAPATGGVKKPHRYRPGTVALREIRRYQKSTELLIRKLPFQRLVREIAQDFKTDLRFQSSAVMALQEACEAYLVGLFEDTNLCAIHAKRVTIMPKDIQLARRIRGERA